In Amycolatopsis sp. FBCC-B4732, the genomic stretch CCCGCTCGGCGAATGCGTCCCGGACGCCGCCGTCCTGGTGGTGGCCGGGAAGATCGCCGCGGCGGGCCCGCGCGGGTCCGTGGTGGCGCCGGACTCCGCGCGGCGCCTGGCGTTCCCGGGCGCCACGCTGGTGCCCGGCCTGATCGACGGGCACGTGCACCTGGCGATGGACGGGGGTAGCGACCCGGTGGCGGCGCTGCTCGCCGCGGGCCCCGGCGAAGTCGAAGCCGGGATGGCGGAGCGGGCGGCGCGGCTCGTCGCGTCCGGCGTCACGACGGTCCGCGACCTCGGCGACCGGCCGCCGCGGATCACCGGGCTCCGGCGGGAGATCGACGCCGGCACCCGGCCGGGCCCCCGCATCCTGGCCGCGCTGGCGCCGCTGACCCCGCCGGGCGGGCACTGCTGGTTCTTCGGCGGCGAGGTCACCGGTGAGGCGGCGATGCGGGACCTGGTCCGCGCCAACGCCGAAGCGGGCGCGGACGTCATCAAGGTGATGGCCAGCGGCGGCAGCCTCACGCCCGGCGGCGCGGCGATGTGGGAGTCCCAGTTCACCCCGGCCGAGATGAAGGCGGTCGTCGCGGAGGCGCACGCACTCGGCCTGCCGGTGGCGGCGCACGCGCACGGCACCGAGTCCATCGAGTTCGCGGTCGACGCGGGCGCGGACACGATCGAACACTGCTACTGGCTGGCCGGCGACGCGCAGTGGCACCGCCGCGAGGACATCGCGCGCCGGATGGCTTCCGCCGGCATCGCGGCGTGCTGCACGGCCGGCCCGCGAGACTGGCTGGTGCAGCGGGAAA encodes the following:
- a CDS encoding amidohydrolase family protein — protein: MSAPEPLLIEVSRLLRGPLGECVPDAAVLVVAGKIAAAGPRGSVVAPDSARRLAFPGATLVPGLIDGHVHLAMDGGSDPVAALLAAGPGEVEAGMAERAARLVASGVTTVRDLGDRPPRITGLRREIDAGTRPGPRILAALAPLTPPGGHCWFFGGEVTGEAAMRDLVRANAEAGADVIKVMASGGSLTPGGAAMWESQFTPAEMKAVVAEAHALGLPVAAHAHGTESIEFAVDAGADTIEHCYWLAGDAQWHRREDIARRMASAGIAACCTAGPRDWLVQREKLGEAAARPLFDRIAWLDALGVPILPGSDGGVRNAVFGEYAGLLGMYEWLGFSPERVLELATSGAADILGLSSVTGRVSPGLSADLLVVAGDPRTSTSVLADVRLVVARGRVMS